The following proteins are encoded in a genomic region of Candidatus Cloacimonadota bacterium:
- a CDS encoding DUF882 domain-containing protein produces MRRNKFIDWDRVKFFNKKEFNCRCCETSNISANLVLKLDLARELAETPFVITSGYRCPKHNQEVGGVKNSAHVQGLAVDIAVPDNVARLNILRGLIIAGFRRIGIGKDFIHADIDKSKPNNLWLYEV; encoded by the coding sequence ATGAGAAGAAATAAATTTATTGATTGGGACAGAGTTAAATTCTTTAACAAAAAAGAATTTAACTGTAGATGCTGCGAAACAAGCAACATCTCAGCTAATCTGGTTTTGAAGCTGGATTTAGCAAGAGAACTGGCTGAAACTCCCTTTGTAATCACCAGCGGATATCGCTGTCCCAAGCACAACCAAGAAGTGGGTGGTGTTAAGAACTCTGCTCATGTTCAAGGTCTGGCAGTGGATATTGCTGTGCCTGATAACGTAGCACGTCTAAATATCCTTCGAGGTCTAATCATAGCAGGTTTCCGTAGAATCGGCATTGGCAAAGATTTTATCCATGCAGATATAGATAAATCAAAACCTAACAATCTCTGGTTATACGAGGTTTGA